A region from the Buteo buteo chromosome 19, bButBut1.hap1.1, whole genome shotgun sequence genome encodes:
- the CAPRIN2 gene encoding caprin-2 isoform X4, whose product MKAAKQQVNPSGETQPPSSPLQSALNSAASPSQAYETYIDNGLICLKHKIRNIEKKKLKLEDYKDRLKKGEALNQDQLEAVEKYDEVVHNLEFAKELQKTFSGLSQDLLKAQRKAQRRESLLKLEAEKKKLRTILQVQYVLQNFTQEHVQKDFKGGVNGAIYLPSKELDYLIRFAKLTCPERNENLSVEDQMEQSSLYFWDLLEGSEKPVVGTTYKHMKDLLSKLLDSGYFESIPTPRTTVPVKELEEEVNRKSERTRQMSKGESVKEPESIMELMKSEIQPQEFLNRRYLPEAEYSVKKKPEEPKSWEAECARRQEPPKSWEMLVDIEEQEQKQKQETLKPWEARVRQQEPKRSDSPKPWEAHVKEEEQKRESTKPWETRVEEEEQKKQEAPKAWVARVREEQESPKPWVAKVREEQDQKKQESPKPWIAKVREEQEQKKQESPKSWVTKVKEEPEQKQESPKPWVTQTREQPEQKKPEPVKSWEMPVREEPEQKKQEPVKAWAAHVREETEQKKQETREAWEKSDRQQQVSSQQLQNPPKSWGAASVGPKEQMGPKKFDMEPKEVPKPVHQPAAEFCSTSTLPKDPVLRREKLQDLMTQIQGTYNFMQESILDFDKASPSAIGSSQPPSVTPASSPVASKEQKLPSQSDFLQQPLQAAASSMTLHGSNTSLASADQTLSGSETEDLVTPQTQQASASLSQETEKYTSQPLYQTSSRISEPLIPKKIEIAQATIPLPSEPQSPLPTSSTSMSPVPPAQSFQSPPASSSSVTITAAPFQAMQTVFKVNAPLPPRKDQETKEDSSYSAGYNQSFSTASTQTPPQCQLQSSHVAEQTSLSQESLSSAVNYQPDGAVPVSNGSLAFYPAQTNVIPRPPQPYLNSRGSVRGSARGGRSLANSYRSPGGYKGFDAYRGSPSITNGSYGQLQFPGRDYAGMPYSQRDVNYQQCYKRGGITSGPRANSRAGWSDSSQVSSPERDNETFNSGDSGQGDSRSITPVDMPVTSQAATILPVHVYPLPQQMRVAFSAARTSNLAPGTLDQPIVFDLLLNNLGETFDIQLGRFNCPVNGTYVFIFHMLKLAVNVPLYVNLMKNEEVLVSAYANDGAPDHETASNHAVLQLFQGDQIWLRLHRGAIYGSSWKYSTFSGYLLYQD is encoded by the exons CTGCTGAAAGCACAGAGGAAGGCTCAGCGAAGAGAGAGTCTATTGAAGCttgaagcagagaagaaaaaactgcGTACAATACTTCAAGTCCAGTATGTACTGCAGAACTTCACTCAAGAGCATGTTCAGAAAGATTTCAAAGGTGGTGTGAATGGTGCAATATACTTGCCTTCTAAAGAACTAGACTACCTCATAAGATTTGCAAAACTGACATGtccagaaagaaatgagaacttGAG TGTTGAAGACCAGATGGAACAATCATCTCTCTACTTCTGGGACCTTCTAGAAGGAAGTGAGAAACCTGTGGTTGGAACAACAT ATAAACACATGAAGGACCTGTTATCCAAACTTCTAGACTCTGGCTACTTTGAAAGTATTCCGACTCCTCGCACCACTGTGCCAGTAAAAGAATTGGAAGAAGAAGTAAATAGAAAATCTGAGAGAACAAGACAGATGTCAAAAGGAGAGTCTGTCAAAGAACCAG AATCCATTATGGAGCTTATGAAGTCTGAAATACAGCCACAGGAG TTTCTCAACAGGCGTTATTTGCCTGAAGCAGAATACTCTGTCAAGAAGAAGCCAGAAGAGCCCAAATCTTGGGAAGCTGAATGTGCTAGAAGGCAAGAACCTCCGAAGTCCTGGGAAATGCTTGTTGATATTGAAGAGcaggaacagaagcagaaacaagAGACCTTAAAGCCTTGGGAAGCTCGTGTTAGGCAGCAAGAACCAAAAAGATCAGATTCTCCAAAGCCTTGGGAAGCTCATGTTAAAGAGGAGGAACAGAAGCGTGAGTCTACAAAGCCCTGGGAGACCCGtgttgaggaggaagaacagaagaaGCAAGAAGCTCCAAAGGCCTGGGTAGCACGTGTCCGAGAGGAGCAGGAGTCCCCCAAACCTTGGGTAGCAAAGGTTAGGGAAGAACAGGACCAGAAGAAACAGGAATCACCTAAGCCATGGATAGCAAAAGTTAGGGAAgagcaggaacagaaaaagcaggagtCCCCAAAATCTTGGGTAACTAAAGTTAAGGAAGAACCAGAACAAAAGCAGGAATCTCCAAAGCCTTGGGTAACCCAAACTAGGGAGCAACCAGAACAAAAGAAGCCAGAGCCTGTGAAATCATGGGAAATGCCTGTTAGGGAAGAGCCAGAGCAAAAGAAGCAGGAGCCTGTGAAGGCTTGGGCTGCACATGTTAGGGAGGAGACAGAACAAAAGAAGCAGGAGACTCGAGAGGCTTGGGAAAAATCTGACAGGCAGCAGCAAGTATCATCACAGCAGTTACAGAACCCTCCGAAGTCCTGGGGAGCTGCAAGTGTTGGGCCAAAGGAGCAGATGGGGCCAAAGAAGTTTGATATGGAACCCAAAGAA GTGCCTAAACCTGTACATCAGCCAGCTGCAGAATTTTGCTCTACTTCAACTCTTCCAAAAGATCCAGTAttgagaagggaaaaacttCAGGATCTGATGACTCAGATACAAGGGACTTACAACTTCATGCAA GAGTCCATTCTGGATTTTGATAAAGCTTCACCAAGTGCCATTGGTTCATCCCAACCACCTTCAGTTACTCCAGCAAGTAGTCCTGTAG cttcaaaagaacagaaactgcCAAGTCAGAGTGATTTTCTTCAACAGCCCCTTCAA GCTGCTGCTTCATCCATGACACTGCATGGTTCAAATACTTCCCTAGCATCTGCTGATCAGACTCTTTCTGGCTCTGAAACTGAAGACTTGGTGACACCACAGACACAACAG GCATCAGCATCGCTTTCTCAAGAGACTGAGAAATATACTTCCCAGCCACTGTATCAGACAAGTTCACGTATTTCTGAGCCACTGATACCTAAAAAGATTGAAATTGCCCAG GCAACTATTCCCCTCCCAAGTGAGCCACAGTCACCATTGCCTACTTCAAGCACCTCCATGTCGCCAGTACCACCAGCGCAAAGCTTTCAGTCTCCTCCAGCAAGCAGCAGTTCTGTCACAATAACAGCAGCTCCCTTTCAGGCTATGCAGACT GTATTTAAAGTGAATGCACCACTGCCTCCACGTAAAGACCAGGAAACTAAAGAGGATTCTTCATATTCGGCAGGATATAACCAGAGTTTCTCTACAGCAAGTACACAGACTCCTCCTCAATGCCAGTTGCAATCTTCTCATGTTGCAGAACAAACCTCTCTTTCACAAGAATCTCTGTCTTCAG CAGTGAATTATCAACCTGATGGAGCTGTTCCTGTTAGCAATGGTAGCCTTGCCTTTTATCCAGCACAGACTAATGTTATTCCCAGACCCCCTCAGCCTTACCTTAACAGTCGTGGGTCTGTCAGAGGATCTGCTAGAGGTGGAAGGTCATTGGCTAATTCATATCGTTCCCCTGGTGGATACAAAG GTTTTGATGCTTACAGAGGCTCACCTTCAATAACTAATGGCAGCTATGGCCAGCTGCAGTTCCCTGGTAGAGATTATGCTGGAATGCCATATTCTCAGAGG GATGTTAATTACCAGCAGTGCTATAAACGAGGTGGGATAACTAGTGGTCCTCGAGCAAATTCAAGAG CAGGGTGGAGTGATTCCTCTCAGGTGAGCAGTCCAGAACGAGACAATGAAACCTTTAACAGTGGGGACTCTGGGCAGGGAGACTCCCGCAGCATCACCCCTGTTGATATGCCAGTGACGAGCCAAGCTGCTACCATACTACCAGTGCACGTCTACCCCCTCCCACAGCAGATGAGAGTTGCCTTCTCTGCTGCTAGAACATCTAACTTGGCCCCTGGAACTCTAGACCAGCCAATTGTGTTTGATCTGTTGCTGAACAACCTTGGAGAAACTTTTGATATCCAGCTTGGTAGGTTCAACTGTCCAGTGAATGGTACATATGTCTTCATCTTCCACATGCTGAAACTAGCTGTAAATGTTCCCCTGTATGTGAATCTCATGAAGAATGAAGAGGTCCTAGTGTCAGCCTATGCAAATGATGGGGCTCCTGATCATGAAACAGCTAGTAATCATGCAGTCCTGCAGCTGTTCCAGGGAGATCAGATCTGGTTGCGTCTGCATCGGGGAGCCATCTATGGAAGTAGCTGGAAATACTCCACCTTTTCGGGATACCTCCTTTATCAGGACTAA
- the CAPRIN2 gene encoding caprin-2 isoform X5: MEQSSLYFWDLLEGSEKPVVGTTYKHMKDLLSKLLDSGYFESIPTPRTTVPVKELEEEVNRKSERTRQMSKGESVKEPESIMELMKSEIQPQEFLNRRYLPEAEYSVKKKPEEPKSWEAECARRQEPPKSWEMLVDIEEQEQKQKQETLKPWEARVRQQEPKRSDSPKPWEAHVKEEEQKRESTKPWETRVEEEEQKKQEAPKAWVARVREEQESPKPWVAKVREEQDQKKQESPKPWIAKVREEQEQKKQESPKSWVTKVKEEPEQKQESPKPWVTQTREQPEQKKPEPVKSWEMPVREEPEQKKQEPVKAWAAHVREETEQKKQETREAWEKSDRQQQVSSQQLQNPPKSWGAASVGPKEQMGPKKFDMEPKEVPKPVHQPAAEFCSTSTLPKDPVLRREKLQDLMTQIQGTYNFMQESILDFDKASPSAIGSSQPPSVTPASSPVASKEQKLPSQSDFLQQPLQAAASSMTLHGSNTSLASADQTLSGSETEDLVTPQTQQASASLSQETEKYTSQPLYQTSSRISEPLIPKKIEIAQATIPLPSEPQSPLPTSSTSMSPVPPAQSFQSPPASSSSVTITAAPFQAMQTVFKVNAPLPPRKDQETKEDSSYSAGYNQSFSTASTQTPPQCQLQSSHVAEQTSLSQESLSSAVNYQPDGAVPVSNGSLAFYPAQTNVIPRPPQPYLNSRGSVRGSARGGRSLANSYRSPGGYKGFDAYRGSPSITNGSYGQLQFPGRDYAGMPYSQRDVNYQQCYKRGGITSGPRANSRAGWSDSSQVSSPERDNETFNSGDSGQGDSRSITPVDMPVTSQAATILPVHVYPLPQQMRVAFSAARTSNLAPGTLDQPIVFDLLLNNLGETFDIQLGRFNCPVNGTYVFIFHMLKLAVNVPLYVNLMKNEEVLVSAYANDGAPDHETASNHAVLQLFQGDQIWLRLHRGAIYGSSWKYSTFSGYLLYQD; encoded by the exons ATGGAACAATCATCTCTCTACTTCTGGGACCTTCTAGAAGGAAGTGAGAAACCTGTGGTTGGAACAACAT ATAAACACATGAAGGACCTGTTATCCAAACTTCTAGACTCTGGCTACTTTGAAAGTATTCCGACTCCTCGCACCACTGTGCCAGTAAAAGAATTGGAAGAAGAAGTAAATAGAAAATCTGAGAGAACAAGACAGATGTCAAAAGGAGAGTCTGTCAAAGAACCAG AATCCATTATGGAGCTTATGAAGTCTGAAATACAGCCACAGGAG TTTCTCAACAGGCGTTATTTGCCTGAAGCAGAATACTCTGTCAAGAAGAAGCCAGAAGAGCCCAAATCTTGGGAAGCTGAATGTGCTAGAAGGCAAGAACCTCCGAAGTCCTGGGAAATGCTTGTTGATATTGAAGAGcaggaacagaagcagaaacaagAGACCTTAAAGCCTTGGGAAGCTCGTGTTAGGCAGCAAGAACCAAAAAGATCAGATTCTCCAAAGCCTTGGGAAGCTCATGTTAAAGAGGAGGAACAGAAGCGTGAGTCTACAAAGCCCTGGGAGACCCGtgttgaggaggaagaacagaagaaGCAAGAAGCTCCAAAGGCCTGGGTAGCACGTGTCCGAGAGGAGCAGGAGTCCCCCAAACCTTGGGTAGCAAAGGTTAGGGAAGAACAGGACCAGAAGAAACAGGAATCACCTAAGCCATGGATAGCAAAAGTTAGGGAAgagcaggaacagaaaaagcaggagtCCCCAAAATCTTGGGTAACTAAAGTTAAGGAAGAACCAGAACAAAAGCAGGAATCTCCAAAGCCTTGGGTAACCCAAACTAGGGAGCAACCAGAACAAAAGAAGCCAGAGCCTGTGAAATCATGGGAAATGCCTGTTAGGGAAGAGCCAGAGCAAAAGAAGCAGGAGCCTGTGAAGGCTTGGGCTGCACATGTTAGGGAGGAGACAGAACAAAAGAAGCAGGAGACTCGAGAGGCTTGGGAAAAATCTGACAGGCAGCAGCAAGTATCATCACAGCAGTTACAGAACCCTCCGAAGTCCTGGGGAGCTGCAAGTGTTGGGCCAAAGGAGCAGATGGGGCCAAAGAAGTTTGATATGGAACCCAAAGAA GTGCCTAAACCTGTACATCAGCCAGCTGCAGAATTTTGCTCTACTTCAACTCTTCCAAAAGATCCAGTAttgagaagggaaaaacttCAGGATCTGATGACTCAGATACAAGGGACTTACAACTTCATGCAA GAGTCCATTCTGGATTTTGATAAAGCTTCACCAAGTGCCATTGGTTCATCCCAACCACCTTCAGTTACTCCAGCAAGTAGTCCTGTAG cttcaaaagaacagaaactgcCAAGTCAGAGTGATTTTCTTCAACAGCCCCTTCAA GCTGCTGCTTCATCCATGACACTGCATGGTTCAAATACTTCCCTAGCATCTGCTGATCAGACTCTTTCTGGCTCTGAAACTGAAGACTTGGTGACACCACAGACACAACAG GCATCAGCATCGCTTTCTCAAGAGACTGAGAAATATACTTCCCAGCCACTGTATCAGACAAGTTCACGTATTTCTGAGCCACTGATACCTAAAAAGATTGAAATTGCCCAG GCAACTATTCCCCTCCCAAGTGAGCCACAGTCACCATTGCCTACTTCAAGCACCTCCATGTCGCCAGTACCACCAGCGCAAAGCTTTCAGTCTCCTCCAGCAAGCAGCAGTTCTGTCACAATAACAGCAGCTCCCTTTCAGGCTATGCAGACT GTATTTAAAGTGAATGCACCACTGCCTCCACGTAAAGACCAGGAAACTAAAGAGGATTCTTCATATTCGGCAGGATATAACCAGAGTTTCTCTACAGCAAGTACACAGACTCCTCCTCAATGCCAGTTGCAATCTTCTCATGTTGCAGAACAAACCTCTCTTTCACAAGAATCTCTGTCTTCAG CAGTGAATTATCAACCTGATGGAGCTGTTCCTGTTAGCAATGGTAGCCTTGCCTTTTATCCAGCACAGACTAATGTTATTCCCAGACCCCCTCAGCCTTACCTTAACAGTCGTGGGTCTGTCAGAGGATCTGCTAGAGGTGGAAGGTCATTGGCTAATTCATATCGTTCCCCTGGTGGATACAAAG GTTTTGATGCTTACAGAGGCTCACCTTCAATAACTAATGGCAGCTATGGCCAGCTGCAGTTCCCTGGTAGAGATTATGCTGGAATGCCATATTCTCAGAGG GATGTTAATTACCAGCAGTGCTATAAACGAGGTGGGATAACTAGTGGTCCTCGAGCAAATTCAAGAG CAGGGTGGAGTGATTCCTCTCAGGTGAGCAGTCCAGAACGAGACAATGAAACCTTTAACAGTGGGGACTCTGGGCAGGGAGACTCCCGCAGCATCACCCCTGTTGATATGCCAGTGACGAGCCAAGCTGCTACCATACTACCAGTGCACGTCTACCCCCTCCCACAGCAGATGAGAGTTGCCTTCTCTGCTGCTAGAACATCTAACTTGGCCCCTGGAACTCTAGACCAGCCAATTGTGTTTGATCTGTTGCTGAACAACCTTGGAGAAACTTTTGATATCCAGCTTGGTAGGTTCAACTGTCCAGTGAATGGTACATATGTCTTCATCTTCCACATGCTGAAACTAGCTGTAAATGTTCCCCTGTATGTGAATCTCATGAAGAATGAAGAGGTCCTAGTGTCAGCCTATGCAAATGATGGGGCTCCTGATCATGAAACAGCTAGTAATCATGCAGTCCTGCAGCTGTTCCAGGGAGATCAGATCTGGTTGCGTCTGCATCGGGGAGCCATCTATGGAAGTAGCTGGAAATACTCCACCTTTTCGGGATACCTCCTTTATCAGGACTAA